A single Capricornis sumatraensis isolate serow.1 chromosome 20, serow.2, whole genome shotgun sequence DNA region contains:
- the YIF1B gene encoding protein YIF1B isoform X1, producing MNPAGLAAVGTPRQRKWPSKRRVPVSQPGMADPHQLFDDTSSSQSRGYGAQRVPGGLGYPAASASPQGAFLADPVSNMAMAYGSSLAAQGKELVDKNIDRFIPVTKLKYYFAVDTMYVGKKLGLLVFPYLHQDWEVQYQQDTPVAPRFDVNAPDLYIPAMAFITYILVAGLALGTQDRFSPDLLGLQASSALAWLTVEVLAILLSLYLITVNTDLSTIDLVAFLGYKYVGMIGGVLMGLLFGKIGYYLVLGWCCVSIFVFMIRTLRLKILAEAAAEGIPVRGARNQLRMYLTMAVAAAQPLLMYWLTFHLVR from the exons CCTCGAAGCGGAGGGTTCCTGTGTCCCAGCCAGGCATGGCTGACCCCCACCAGCTTTTTGATGACACGAGTTCATCCCAGAGCCGGGGCTATGGGGCCCAGAGGGTGCCCGGCGGCCTGGGCTACCCTGCAGCCTCCGCCTCGCCCCAGGGGGCCTTCCTGGCTGATCCTGTGTCCAACATGGCCATGGCCTATGGGAGCAGCCTCGCTGCGCAGGGCAAGGAGCTGGTGGATAAGAAC ATTGACCGCTTCATCCCTGTCACCAAGCTCAAGTATTACTTCGCCGTGGACACCATGTACGTGGGCAAAAAGCTGGGCCTGCTCGTCTTTCCCTACCTACACCAG GACTGGGAGGTGCAGTACCAGCAGGACACGCCGGTGGCCCCCCGCTTTGACGTCAACGCTCCTGACCTCTACATTCCAG CCATGGCTTTCATCACCTACATCTTGGTGGCTGGCCTGGCGCTGGGGACCCAGGATAG GTTCTCTCCCGACCTCCTGGGGCTGCAGGCGAGCTCGGCGTTGGCCTGGCTGACAGTGGAGGTGCTGGCCATCCTGCTCAGCCTCTACCTTATCACTGTCAACACAGACCTCAGCACTATCGACCTGGTGGCTTTCCTGGGCTACAAGTATGTTGG GATGATTGGTGGGGTCCTCATGGGCCTGCTCTTTGGGAAGATCGGCTACTACCTGGTGCTGGGCTGGTGCTGTGTGTCCATCTTTGTGTTCATG ATCCGGACACTGCGGCTGAAGATCCTGGCGGAGGCGGCAGCCGAGGGCATCCCGGTGCGCGGGGCGCGGAACCAGCTGCGCATGTACTTGACCATGGCCGTGGCGGCGGCGCAGCCCCTGCTCATGTACTGGCTCACCTTCCACCTGGTGCGGTGA
- the YIF1B gene encoding protein YIF1B isoform X2 produces the protein MNPAGLAAVGTPRQPSKRRVPVSQPGMADPHQLFDDTSSSQSRGYGAQRVPGGLGYPAASASPQGAFLADPVSNMAMAYGSSLAAQGKELVDKNIDRFIPVTKLKYYFAVDTMYVGKKLGLLVFPYLHQDWEVQYQQDTPVAPRFDVNAPDLYIPAMAFITYILVAGLALGTQDRFSPDLLGLQASSALAWLTVEVLAILLSLYLITVNTDLSTIDLVAFLGYKYVGMIGGVLMGLLFGKIGYYLVLGWCCVSIFVFMIRTLRLKILAEAAAEGIPVRGARNQLRMYLTMAVAAAQPLLMYWLTFHLVR, from the exons CCTCGAAGCGGAGGGTTCCTGTGTCCCAGCCAGGCATGGCTGACCCCCACCAGCTTTTTGATGACACGAGTTCATCCCAGAGCCGGGGCTATGGGGCCCAGAGGGTGCCCGGCGGCCTGGGCTACCCTGCAGCCTCCGCCTCGCCCCAGGGGGCCTTCCTGGCTGATCCTGTGTCCAACATGGCCATGGCCTATGGGAGCAGCCTCGCTGCGCAGGGCAAGGAGCTGGTGGATAAGAAC ATTGACCGCTTCATCCCTGTCACCAAGCTCAAGTATTACTTCGCCGTGGACACCATGTACGTGGGCAAAAAGCTGGGCCTGCTCGTCTTTCCCTACCTACACCAG GACTGGGAGGTGCAGTACCAGCAGGACACGCCGGTGGCCCCCCGCTTTGACGTCAACGCTCCTGACCTCTACATTCCAG CCATGGCTTTCATCACCTACATCTTGGTGGCTGGCCTGGCGCTGGGGACCCAGGATAG GTTCTCTCCCGACCTCCTGGGGCTGCAGGCGAGCTCGGCGTTGGCCTGGCTGACAGTGGAGGTGCTGGCCATCCTGCTCAGCCTCTACCTTATCACTGTCAACACAGACCTCAGCACTATCGACCTGGTGGCTTTCCTGGGCTACAAGTATGTTGG GATGATTGGTGGGGTCCTCATGGGCCTGCTCTTTGGGAAGATCGGCTACTACCTGGTGCTGGGCTGGTGCTGTGTGTCCATCTTTGTGTTCATG ATCCGGACACTGCGGCTGAAGATCCTGGCGGAGGCGGCAGCCGAGGGCATCCCGGTGCGCGGGGCGCGGAACCAGCTGCGCATGTACTTGACCATGGCCGTGGCGGCGGCGCAGCCCCTGCTCATGTACTGGCTCACCTTCCACCTGGTGCGGTGA
- the C20H19orf33 gene encoding immortalization up-regulated protein has translation MEFDLSAAVEATSKKPQGAGKVGDPKHSPPKVQGGSADNLKHHHGHGHGQGSASDSSSSSSDSENEAKPGSEPHKSASGKVKKPKVKKEKKKKEEGKKKASH, from the exons ATGGAGTTCGACCTGTCGGCAG CCGTAGAGGCCACCTCCAAGAAGCCCCAAGGGGCAGGCAAGGTGGGAGACCCCAAGCACAGCCCCCCCAAAGTTCAGGGTGGGTCAGCTGATAACCTAAAG CATCACCACGGCCATGGCCACGGCCAAGGGAGCGCCTCAGATTCCAGCAGCAGCTCCAGTGATTCGGAAAATGAGGCGAAG CCCGGCTCGGAGCCGCACAAGAGCGCCTCAGGCAAGGTCAAGAAGCccaaggtgaaaaaggagaagaagaagaaggaggaagggaagaagaaggcTTCCCACTGA